One part of the Vicia villosa cultivar HV-30 ecotype Madison, WI linkage group LG6, Vvil1.0, whole genome shotgun sequence genome encodes these proteins:
- the LOC131613050 gene encoding probable indole-3-pyruvate monooxygenase YUCCA10 → MQEFTVVIVGGGPSGLAISALLTQNSISHIILEKEDCNASLWRKNAYDRLNLHLASEFCSLPLMSHPPSSPTYLTKDQFLQYIDKYVDHFGIKPLYYRVVESAEYDEVRNKWIVEAKNTIEGTLEVYGAEFLVIASGENSEGFIPNVPGLGQFEGDVVHSKYYKSGSKYELKEVLVVGCGNSGMEIAYDLHNWGANASIVIRNPLHVFTRDMIRQGMRLVQYFPVYIADLIITLQAKLKYGDLSKYGIYRPKDGPLYLKNITGKSAVIDVGTIEKIKQGAIKVVPSGIKKIENKKVIFENNVEKDFDAIIFATGYKSVANGWLKDYKYALNENGFPKNPFPKHWKGDHGLYCAGLARKGLFGVKKDAEAIAKDINETLKLKN, encoded by the exons ATGCAAGAATTCACAGTTGTAATTGTTGGTGGTGGTCCTTCTGGCCTAGCAATTTCAGCTTTACTTACACAAAATTCAATCTCGCATATCATACTTGAAAAAGAAGATTGCAATGCTTCTCTTTGGAGAAAAAATGCTTATGATCGTTTAAACCTTCATTTAGCAAGTGAATTTTGCTCTTTACCTCTCATGTCTCATCCACCCTCTAGCCCAACATATCTAACCAAAGATCAGTTTCTTCAATACATAGATAAATATGTTGATCATTTTGGCATAAAACCCCTTTATTATCGTGTTGTCGAGTCCGCTGAGTATGATGAAGTTAGAAACAAATGGATTGTTGAAGCAAAAAACACCATAGAAGGTACATTAGAAGTTTATGGGGCAGAGTTTCTTGTGATTGCTTCTGGCGAAAATAGCGAAGGTTTTATTCCTAATGTACCTGGATTAGGACAGTTTGAAGGAGATGTGGTACACTCCAAGTACTACAAATCTGGttcaaaatatgaattaaaagagGTTTTGGTGGTTGGGTGTGGTAACTCCGGAATGGAGATTGCCTATGATCTCCATAACTGGGGTGCTAACGCTTCCATTGTCATTCGAAATCCG CTTCATGTCTTCACAAGAGATATGATTCGTCAAGGGATGCGTTTGGTGCAATATTTTCCAGTTTATATTGCAGATCTAATCATTACCCTTCAAGCAAAACTAAAATATGGGGATCTGTCTAAATACGGTATTTATCGTCCTAAAGATGGACCTTTATATCTCAAAAACATTACAGGAAAGTCTGCAGTAATCGATGTTGGAACCATTGAAAAGATTAAGCAAGGAGCTATAAAGGTTGTTCCTTCAGGTATAAAGAAAATCGAGAACAAGAAAGTTATCTTTGAAAACAATGTTGAGAAAGATTTTGATGCCATCATTTTTGCTACCGGCTACAAAAGTGTAGCTAATGGATGGCTAAAG gaTTACAAATATGCTCTTAATGAAAATGGATTCCCTAAAAATCCTTTCCCAAAACATTGGAAGGGAGATCATGGATTGTATTGTGCAGGGCTAGCAAGGAAAGGTTTGTTTGGAGTCAAAAAAGATGCTGAGGCAATTGCAAAAGACATCAATGAAACTCTTAAGTTGAAGAATTAA